In Chroicocephalus ridibundus chromosome 12, bChrRid1.1, whole genome shotgun sequence, a single genomic region encodes these proteins:
- the LOC134522582 gene encoding olfactory receptor 14A16-like: MSNSSSITQFLLLAFADTRELQLLHFWLFLGIYLAALLGNGLIITAVAWDHHLHTPMYFFLLNLSVLDLGSISTTLPKSMANSLWDTSVISYVGCAAQVFLLAFFFGAEFALLTIMAYDRYVAICKPLHYGTLLGSRACVHMAAAAWGSGFLTALLHTANTFSLPLCQGNAIYQFFCEIPQILKLSCSHAYLREVGLLVLTVYLLFGCFVFIVVSYVQIFRAVLRIPSEQGRRKAFSTCLPHLAVVSLLVSTAVFAHLKPPFLSSPSLDLVVAVAYLVVPPTVNPLIYGLRNKELKGALWKACDSTSLLQQQRISHLSLQVTSYLFPAAFVLWSLYQL; this comes from the coding sequence atgtccaacagcagctccatcacccagttcctcctcctggcattcgcagacacgcgggagctgcagctcttgcacttctggctcttcctgggcatctacctggctgccctcctgggcaacggcctcatcatcaccgccgtAGCCTGGGACCatcacctccacacccccatgtacttcttcctcctcaacctctctgttcttgacctgggctccatctccaccactctccccaaatccatggccaattccctctgggacaccagcgTCATCTCCTAtgtgggatgtgctgcccaggtctttCTGCTTGCCTTCTTCTTTGGAGCAGAGTTTGcccttctcaccatcatggcctacgaccgctacgtggccatctgcaaacccctgcactacggcaccctcctgggcagcagagcttgtgtccacatggcagcagctgcctggggcagtggctttctcactgctctgctgcacacggccaatacattttcactgcccctctgccagggcaatgctatttaccagttcttctgtgaaatcccccagatcctcaagctctcctgctcacacgcctacctcagggaagttgggcttcttgttcTTACTGTCTATTtattgtttgggtgttttgttttcatcgtggtgtcctatgtgcagatcttcagggccgtgctgaggatcccctctgagcagggacggcgcaaagccttttccacgtgcctccctcacctggccgtggtctccctgcttgtcagcactgcagtgtttgcCCACTTGaagccccccttcctctcctccccatccctggatctggtggtggctgtTGCGTACTTGGTGGTTCCTCCAACAGTGAATCCCCTCATCTACGGCCTGAGGAACAAGGAGCTCAAGGGTGCCCTCTGGAAGGCCTGTGATTCTACCAGTTTGCTTCAGCAGCAGCGAATCTCCCATCTCTCTTTACAAGTGACCTCGTATTTATTTCCGGCAGCATTTGTCTTGTGGTCATTGTATCAGTTATAA